In Gallus gallus isolate bGalGal1 chromosome Z, bGalGal1.mat.broiler.GRCg7b, whole genome shotgun sequence, one DNA window encodes the following:
- the FXN gene encoding frataxin, mitochondrial produces MYEEETALRVYSRGAVLQRTGCHCHTAAAWERSAARTAPFGRCRRWGRCTAGIVSRLPALCPGCPLRSNPDRDIRPPPAGPAARRRRRRAVAAARRRLLPGLFRDERGGMWRPGAAAAVRAARRAAAAAARRRSGGPGEAPRAGVAAAVRGRAVSASGRERSAPRAGGGELAAPGRAGCCRSRGGEGAAPGRALPQPLRSPRHGASRGLGGPASPVGRGCCQPPMAPGASALQPSGVRTAHLQYASEMKSSTVLFMNLRSTGTLNDKSSLDETTYEKLAEETLDSLADFFEDLTDKPFTPEDYDVSLGSGVLTVKLGGDMGTYVINKQTPNRQIWLSSPTSGPKRYDWTGRNWVYSHDRVSLHELLSKEFSAALKTKLDLSSLIYSGKEDT; encoded by the exons ATGTATGAAGAAGAAACTGCTTTACGAGTGTATTCTCGG GGTGCCGTGCTGCAGCGCACGGGCTGTCACTGCCACACAGCTGCCGCTTGGGAGCGCTCTGCAGCTCGGACCGCCCCGTTCGGTCGCTGCCGGCGCTGGGGGCGCTGCACGGCGGGAATCGTCTCCCGGCTTCCCGCGCTCTGCCCGGGCTGTCCGCTGCGCTCAAATCCTGACCGCGACATCCGACCGCCACCCGCCGGGCCCGCTGCTCGCCGGCGCCGGCGGAGGGCGGTAGCGGCCGCGCGGCGCCGGCTCCTCCCCGGCCTCTTCCGTGACGAGAGGGGCGGCATGTGGAGGCCGGGGGCGGCCGCTGCCGTGCGTGCGGCgcggagggcggcggcggcggcggcgcggcggagGAGCGGCGGCCCCGGGGAGGCCCCGAGGGCGGGGGTGGCCGCTGCGGTTCGCGGCCGGGCGGTGAGTGCGAGCGGGCGGGAGCGGTCTGCGCccagggcgggggggggcgaGCTGGCGGCGCCGGGGCGGGCGGGGTGCTGCCGGTCTCGGGGCGGGGAGGGCGcggcgccgggccgggcgctTCCTCAGCCCCTGCGGTCACCCAGGCACGGGGCCAGCCGAGGCCTCGGCGGGCCCGCCTCTCCGGTAGGCCGAGGCTGCTGCCAGCCTCCGATGGCACCGGGTGCATCCGCGCTGCAACCGTCGGGAGTGCGAACAGCG CATTTGCAATATGCTTCAGAGATGAAGAGCAGTACTGTTCTCTTTATGAATTTAAGAAGTACAGGAACTCTGAATGACAAAAG CTCTTTAGATGAGACCACTTATGAAAAACTGGCTGAAGAAACGTTGGACTCCTTGGCAGATTTCTTTGAGGACCTCACAGATAAGCCTTTTACCCCCGAAGATTATGATGTCTCTTTAGGG AGTGGAGTTTTAACAGTTAAATTAGGTGGAGACATGGGAACATATGTAATCAACAAGCAAACACCAAACCGGCAGATTTGGCTGTCCTCTCCCACTAG tGGGCCCAAGCGCTATGACTGGACTGGACGGAATTGGGTATATTCTCATGATAGAGTATCCCTTCATGAACTACTATCAAAAGAATTTTCAGCAGCATTAAAAACTAAGTTGGATTTATCAAGCTTAATATATTCTGGAAAAGAAGATACTTGA